The genomic window GGGAGGGCTGGAGGTGGGGGTGCAGGCGGTGTGGAGggtgtggggtgatgggggggctgggggtgtGGGGTGCGTGGGGGTGAGGGGCTGGGAGGGCCGTGGGGTGCACGGGGGGGGGGGATTCAGGTTGTGGGGTGCCCAGAgctgggggtctgggggggtcTGTGGAGCGGGGGTGATTTAGGGCGGGGGGCTCATTGCGTGCCTGGGGGTCGGGGCTCGGGATGTGTGGGTGCGGGGCTTTGGGGGTGGGGGCCGTGACTCAGGCCCCCCCATCCCACAGGGCTCTGTTCACCTATGAAGGCAACAGCAACGACCTGCGCGTGGCCGGCAGCGGGGGTGAGCGGGGCGCCCAGCGCTGGGTGCCTGCCTTGGAAATGGGGAAGCGGtgccggcccggcccgcccccTCCGCCCCATAACTCCTTTCGGTTGCCGCTCGGGAGGTTGAAGCCCCGTTCCTGCTGTGTGGGGGGGTCTGGATTTGGGGCTGGCCGTTGTGACACCGCCGCCTTCCGCTTTGGGGACGTTTATGGGGAACGGTTTTGGGGGTGTGAGCGCGTTCTTGTGGGTTTCCTCATTCCTGAGTGGTTCCCATGCGCGCGGTGCTGGGGGGAGGCTGGCGATTGTGGGCACCCCCCGGTGCCACCCGCGCTCCCTGCGGCCCTGGGGACACTGAGGGGTGGCCAATGCCCCtggcccagccctgctcctgtcCCGGCACAGAGGGCGGCCTGGAGGAGATGGTGGAGGAGCTGAACAGCGGCAAGGTGATGTACGCCTTCTGCAGGGTAAAGGACCCCAACTCTGGCCTGCCCAAATACGTCCTCGTCAACTGggtgagctgggatggggacGTGTGGGACATCCCAAATCAAAGGGGTGGAAAGGAGCCGCTGGGGTGGGGCTCATGGTGCCATTGCTCTTCCACTGCTCTTCCATTCCATTGGTTCTGCATTGCTCTTCCATTGCTCATTCCATTGCTCCTCTGCTGGTTTGCCACTGCTTCTCCACGCAGACGGGTGAAGGCGTCAATGATGTGCGGAAAGGAGCCTGTGCCAACCACGTCAGCACCGTTGCCAGCTTCCTGAAGGTTTGCTTGgctcctgctgtccccattCTGTCCCCTGTGGAAGCCAATTCGGTGCTACCCCGAGCCCAATGTCCCCATGCAGGGTGCCCATGTCACCATCAATGCTCGAGCAGAGGAGGATGTGGAGCCCGAGCTCATCATGCAGAAGGTGGCCAAGGCCTCGGGGGCCAACTACAGCTTCCACAAAGAGAGCAGCCGCTTCCAGGACGCCGGGCCACAAGGCCCTGTGGTGGGTCTGGGGCTGGGGTGACGTCACCGAGCATGGGGAGACGGTTTGATGCTGGTGTTGGGGGTCCCACGGGGTGGGACTGTGGTGCCCTTGGCTGTTGGGTGGGTCCTATGGGGCGGATTCCTGTCCAGCAGGACCTACAGGGAGGTAGAAACAAGATGGAGAACAACTTTTTGTGTGGTCAGATGGAGTGGGGATGCGGGGAATGATGGGCTGtggggtcccttccaccccTACCGAaggcagcacaaagcagtgggGTCGGCGCGTTTCTGAAGGGGGATGCAGAAAAGTCatttgtgcagcactgctctgaccCCTCCGCTGCCCGCCCCGCGCAGGGCTCCGTCTACCAGAAAACCAATGCCATGTCTGAAATCAAGCGGGTCAACAAGGACCACTTCTGGGCCAAAGCCGAGgtgagggctgcagagcagcactgcggGCCGCGTGGTGGAGCACAGCGGGGCTGAGGCGGTGCCTGCACCCAACAGAAGGACGAGGAGAACCGGCGCCTGGAGGAGAAGCGGCGCGCGGAGGAGGAGCGGCAGCGGCTGGAGCGTGAGCGGCGTgagagggagctgcaggaggcagcgGGGAGGGAGCAGAGGTTCCAGGCACGCTCCAGCCAGATCGAGGCCCAGAAGTGAGtcctgagcacctccagcccCTTGCCACCCCTGGTCACCCCTTCTCTCCCCTTTGTCACCCCCCGTCTccctgcaggaggctgcagcaggaggcagagaggcgggagcagcagcagtgggtgagCCTCGTGCCGTCCCTGGGGCTTTTGGGGTGCAGATGTCCCCTTTGCTCACCCCCCGCTTTGGGGTCCGCGCGGTGGGGCTGTCACTGTCCCCTCTGGTGCcacagaaggagcagcaggcagaggagcgTGAGGCCGGGCAGCGCCGCAGCGTGCGGAGGAGTGAATCAGTGGAGAAAGCCCAGGTGAGAccgcagccccacagctggggGTTGCCCCACTGGACGCCCCCCTGAGCCCCACTCCACTCGCAGGAGGCGGCGTCACTGATTGCGCAGCGCCCGGGGAACCCGCGGGACATCTTTGTGCAGAGGGAGCGGGCGGCACCTGGGGAcactgcagccactgcacaGCCAGGTGAGGGTCCTGGGGGGGCAGGGGGATGTGGGTGCCCAGTCGCATCCAGGGGAGGGTTTGCAGGCGGTGACTCCATGGGtgctcagcttggtgctgtTCCCATCCCACTGCTTTGTGGGGGTGTGCTGCAGCGTGGTGGGAATGCTGCTGGAGCACCGGGATTGGACTGGGGGCAAGCAGTGGCCATCTGTGCCCAAAACCACCGCTGGCTGCAGGCAAGGCCCCGCCTCAGCCCCCATTCTCTGTTTCAGGCAAGCTGCGCAGCCCCTTCCTGCAGCGGGAGCAGGACGCCGTGCCggcccccaccccccccctcccggACCCATCCCCGGTGCCGGCTGCAGGTGTGTGggctgccctcccccccccccccctcccccggtGCCACCTGGTCCCGTTTGGAACCCAGTCTCCTCCTGGAGATCTGCATCCCACCTGGACGCGGTGCtgggtgggagcagagggacCCGGAGGTGCCCACAACCTCGCTGTGACTTTGTGACCCCTTGGCTCCCCCCCACCCCGCGGTTCGGTGCCGTGGGGCTGCACTCGCCGCTAGATGCTGCTGTCGGCCAatctccagcacagcccttcccaCCAGCTTCTCTCTGTGGTGTTTTAGGCAATGACTCACGTTGAGCACCAGCtcccccctttcccctccccaaaTAAGAAGCACCGCTCGGGGCTCCGTGACCCCCACTGTGGGGGGAGCGCTATGGCTGAGCTGCCGCCGTTCCCCCCGCAGGGCACAGCGTGAGCCCGATGGGCAGCCACCCGGATGGGGAGAACGTGTACGAGGATGCAGCTGACGGCGCAGCCATCTACGAGGAACCCCCTCAGGTTgggctctgcctctgctttcaGGGTCCGGCTTTATGGGGCTGCATCCCCTCTGGGCGcctctgctgccctcagcccacGCTGGGTTTGCTGCACGCCCCTCAGTGCCCCCCCGTTCCCTTCCCAGGACCACGACGATGGAGCTCAGTACCAATACCCAGCTGGGTACCAGCAGGAGCCCGAGCTGGCGGGGAAGGGGCTGTGTGCCCGAGCGCTCTACGACTACCAGGCGGGTATGGGGGGGGTCCCTGAAATGGGGGAGTTTTCTCTGAAATAGGGGGCCACCCTATTTCACCCACTCTGAACCTGGGGAGGTTCCTCCCAAGACAGCAGCGCTGCCCCAGAACTGGGGGGTTGCCCCCAAAATAAGGCGGTGTCCTCTGAAACGGGGGGCGTTCCTTCAAAATGGAGGGTTGCTTCTGAAAGGAGCAGAGGGGGCTCCTATGGACGAGGGGGGTTCCTCCAAAATTGAGGGGGTTCTGCTGAGGGAGGGGGGTCCTCGGAAATGGGAGGAGGTCCTCAAAAGAGGggatttcttctgaaatagaaatgagGGGGTGAGGGGGGAGATCCTCCAGAGCTGGGGAAAGCCCTCTGAAATAGGGGAGGTCCCCCCAAAAGGTTCCTCCAGTAAGAGGGGGGGGTCCCTGTGAAATGGGGTGACCTTCAGAACGAGGGGGTCCCTCTGAAATGGAATTCTTcagaggagggaggggggtCCTCTGAAATGAGGGAGGGTCCTCTGAAACTGGAGGGGAGGCTCTGAAATAGGGCAGGTTCCCCCAGGACGGGGGGAGTGGGATCCTCCAGAAAGAGGAGAGAGCGCTCCTAAATGGAAGGGGTCTCTCCGAGGTGGAGGGGATGCTCCCAGCATGGGGGGCCCAGGGGTTCCCCTGCTTTGTCCCACaccccccttttcccccctcccAGCCGATGACACCGAGATCTCCTTTGACCCCGAGAACATCATCACCAACATCGAGATGATCGACGAGGGATGGTGGCGGGGCTACGGCCCCGACGGCCACTTTGGGATGTTCCCTGCCAACTACGTGGAGCTGCTCGAGTGAGGGCAGCGGGGCGGGCAGTGCCCAGACCCCCCACCACCACTGGTTCTTCCGAGCAGCGCCagcttcctgccttcctcccccctcccccagcaccGTGCTGTGCCCCCTGAGCCCCCCGCACTCTCTGGGGGGCAATGGCAGCACTCCTCCATGACCCCCCCGCCCCCCTCAAGCTGTGGGCGCTGCCTGCCCCATTCACTGTGAAGGAGGAAGAGCGCGGTGCGGCGGCGGCCTTCCTCCCCCCCGGTTTGCTTTGGGATCAAGGACGCAGCGGCTGTTGGCCGCGGGTCAATAAAAGGGCTTTCTTTGGTGTCAGGACCCTGTGGGGCGCCCTGCTCCCTGTGCCCCACCTGCAGCCCGTGGCTGGGGGTTGCTCTGCACCACTGGTGGCGTTTCAGTGCAGCGCTGGCACGGAGAGCGGCTTTCTAACAGCGCTAATGAGGAACCCTTAATTAAGAGGAAGCTGAGCAGGATGTGTTCTGCAATGGATCAGAAACCGCAGGCTTGGGGGCATTGTTGGGGAGGAACGGGTGAGAGGAGGTTGATCAGCACAGGCAGGGTGGGCGGCACCAGGGGGGCTCAGGCTGCAGTGCCCCACTGCCTCCCGGTCATCTCAGCACCCACAGGTGCTGCTGGGCCACCTTGCCCCATGGCTGCCGTCCGCCCCCCgctgtccccagccccacgTCCTTcattccagcactgcagtgtggcACAGGGTTCACATCATGCCTTTATTTGTGTGCTGTGAGGATGGCACGGCGCTGACGGCGGGGATGTGGCACGGCAGCGTGGGCTTGGGGATGGCACTGAGAAGGGGTGGCATGGAATGGGGGTGGAGAGAGAGGTGGCATGGGGATGGCATGGCCATGCAGGTGGCATGGATGTGGCAAGGGAAATGGCGTGGGCTCAGAGATGGGGGGCACGGGGGCAGCATGGGGGCAGCATGGGCATGGAGATGGATCCAGGGTATGGGGATGGTGTGGGCTCAAGGATGGGTTGGCACTGGGATGGGATGCCAgagaaatggggctggaggtggcagGGGGGTGGCGTGGGGATGGCGTGGGAATGGAGACAATGGAGACAGAGATGGCATGGGGGTGGAATGGCAGGGGCTTAAAGAGAGGAGTGGGGACGGCATGGCCTCGGACACAGTGAGGGTGGGCTGatggtgcagggctgggctgggcttggagctggcacagggctggaggTGTGGGGAATACGGTGGGCGTGGGAGTGGGGTCACAGCCCGTCCCTGTGCCGCCCTGTGCCCATGGTGCCGCCTCACTTCCAACTGCTGAAGAACTGCTTGAAGAGCGGCGTCTCGCGGCCCTGCGGCAGGATTTCCACCTGCGGGACGGCGATGGGGATgcgatggggatgggggggtcGTGGCCCGTGCCCCCCAGGCCACCTCCACCCACCTGTGTGTGGGGCGAGTAGCCCATGCGGGCGATGGTCTGCTCAGCCACGCTGAGGGCCGCCTGCCGCTCCTGCTCGTTGGCTTTGCGCCCTGCGGATGGGGACGTCAGCGCTGCACGGGGGGTGGCCCTGTCCCCTGCCCCATCCCCGGGCACCTTTCCACACGTAGATCTTCCCCCCGGCGCCCGTGTCCAGCACGAAGCAGTCGTCAGGGCACAGCAGGCTCTGGTTGAAGGGGCAGCTCCGGGCCACTTCGCTCAGGTCCATGCGCCCCGTTGCGTCCGACACCTGGGGTGGTCACCGTGtcacccccaccccacagccagcaCCGGCCCTTTGTCCCTGCTGCGACTGCCTCGCTGTCCCTCGGCCTTGCCCAGCCCCATGGCCAGCACAGCCCAAAGGATCCTGCAGTCACCTATGTTGGGAACGACCTTCACGTCACCAAGTCCAACCGCCAACCCGACCCTCAGTGCCGTGTCCACACATCCCTTATGTACCCACAGCAAAGCCCTGGGTGtcccaggccaggctggacggagctttgggcaacctgaccCACTGcagggcaaccagcccacagcacgGGGGTCCCCGAGCCCTGCCCAGCCTCACGCATCCCTCGTGCCTTGCCTTGTAGAGAACGGCCATCCCCGCCTTCCAGTCGGCCGCCGCAtcctcctcagggctgctctccatcaaGGTGGGCTTTGGGCCCAGCACCTGCAGCATCTCGGGGGGCTCCTCACCATCCATCACTGTCTCCAGGCGCGCTTTGCCGCCCCGCTCGCTGTCACGgatggctgcagccagctcctgaGCCCGGCTGCGCTCCAGGACGTTGCTCTGCGCCCCGCACCACGTGAAGATGGCCTGGGGACAGGGATGGCAACGTGTGTCCAAGGCCACCCGAAGGGACGTGTGCcctgatggatggatggatggatggatggatggatggatggatggatggatggatggatggatggatgcacaGCCGGAGGGACAGGCAGGCATTGCAACAGATGGGACACCCAAAAAGATGGGTGAAGACCTCTGTGGAAGGACAGACAGACACCCAGAAGGACCGCTAGATACACAGAAAGCCTAACAACCCTATGGGCTCATGGCTGTTTTGACAGACAGATACCCCAACAAAGGGACATCCAGAAGGACAGACAGACATCCCGGTAAATGGACTCCCAAACGGACAGGCGGACATGTGGGAAAACAGTCAGACGCTGTTCTGGACAGATGGATGCTTTGACAGACGGACGCCCCAACAGATGGACACACAGAAAGGCAGGTGAAGAACCCAACAGAGCAATACTCAGAACAGACACCCAGGAGAGCTGAACACCCAGATGGACAGCCGGACATCCCTATGGACACATGGACAcctgacagacagacagacgcCCCAACAGATGAACAGCCAGCAGGACAGCCAGCCTCCCTACAGATGGAGAGCCGCCCTGATGACCATAAGGACACCCAACGGACGGACGGACACCCAGATGGACACACTGCACTTCCTGCACCATGCAGAAGGATCTGGGGGACAGGGAGGGGACGGCAGCGCCGCGGCCACGCACCTCTCCCAGGTCCAGGATGAAGCAGTCGCCGGTGTTGAAGCTGGCCCAGCTCAGGTCCCGCTCCGTGGCCCGGATGTTCCTGCGGCCCTTCACCTGGTACAGCCGGCGCACGGGGCCAGCGCTGCGCTGCGCCGCCTTGAAGGCCGAGTCCACGCCGCCCTCCTGCCGGCACGGCGTGCTGAGCGCCCAGCATGGACACCGACCCACTGCCGGCACCCGCCGGCCCCACCAGGGCAACCCGAGATCCCCTCGGCGGCACCCAGCTCCCATCAGGGCCACCCGGCGGCCCGCTGGCGATGCCCGGTGCCCTTCAGGGTTACCCGAGAGCCCACGGGCGACGCTCATTGCTGAGCGGTGatgcccagccccacacctggTAGGTGATGCCGCGGGGGAAGTAGCCCATGAACTCATCGGACTCGTGGCCCTGCGCCTCGCGGTGGGTGACGGGCCGCTCGCCCAGCAGCGCGTTCAGCTGGGTGCTCAGCAGGGCGCAGCCGCCCCGCTCGTCCTGCGACGCCTCCCGGCCTGCGGTGGACGACGACAGCTCAGCCGGACCCCCGCATCCCCCGCCGCCCCGTCGCCCCATTGCTCACCGATCCAGAGGTGCAGGTGGGCTCGCTCCTCGGACCCCAGGTGCAGCACCAGGTAGGCGTCCCCGGAAAAGAAGACACCCCACGAGCTCTCGGGGACCGGCACCGGGCGCAGCTTCTCCACGCGCCAGATGTGCAGCCCAGGGCGGGTGGGCGCTGGGCCGAAGGGGGAACCGCTGCGGGGAGAGGGGCGTTGGTGAGGGGTCtttggggttatggggtggggggagggttTGGAGGGTGGGGGACCTTTTGGGGAGGGCCGTGTACATGGCGTCGGGAAGGCGGTGGACGGATGGACAGACAGCTGGAGAGACAGGTTGGCACCCCAAGAGGGAGATGGATGCCCTGATGGACAGAAGGACAGACAGAAGTGTGGTCAGACCCCCACCACAGACACCCTATGGACAGATGGATGCCCCCACAGACAGATGGACACCATCCCCCAACAGACCCCCCAATGGACAGATGGATGCCCCCAGCAGACAGATGGACACAACCCCCACCGCAGACACTCTGACGGACAGACAGACACCCCTGTGAGCCACACAGACGGACAGACACCTGGACAAAcacagaaggagaaggagaggcaGAACACCCTGATGGACAGACAGGAGGACACCCGGACGGACGCCCAGACAAACAGGCGGACGCCCCAACAGCCGCGGGACACCCGGAAGCAGCAGTCAGAGGCCGCTGACTCAAGCAGGAAAGGGTGCGGACGGCgggaggggctgggggggcgGGTCTGGCCCTGCGCGTCCCCCCGCCCTGAGCGCGTGGCCACGGGGGGCTGCTGGCATGAGACCCCCAGCTGGGAGTCGGTGCGGCACGGGGTTCCTGGGGGTCCCGGAGCCCTGCTGGCGGGGGGCGCTATGGGGATGCACCGGGAGGGGGGCTGTGCTGCGAATTCTAATGCGGGGGTCCGGGGGTCGTGCTGGAGAGGGAGCTCCTGTACTGGGATTGCTGGATGGGGCGACTGgaagttgggggggggggggtgggagatTGCATTGatactgggggggggggggggcagcacCGGGGGACCTGGGAGCGTCGGGTGAACTGGGGGCACCGGGAAGTtactgggaggaactgggaagCTGTGGTCGCCACACGGCAGCCCCCCTCGCCCGCCACCCCCGCCGCGGCGCGTCTGGGCGCTGAGTCACAGCCGGGCTGGGGGCCACGCGTGTGACGAGCGCGGGGGGGCTCGGCCACGTGGCTCGGCCTCCGTGGGGCCCGGGGAGCCTGCGGGGCCCGGTGGAGGGACTGGGGGAGCGGGATGGGGACAACGGGGGTGACCCCGATGCTGGGCGGCACCCAGGGGTGGTCCTGAGCCCGGTGCCAATGCAGGGACGGCGCCGTGCCCGCTCCCGTGCGGCGCCGGTGCCACGGAGAGCCGGTCCTGAGCGGCGCGAGGGAGCGGGGAGCGGCGCTGTGCGGTGCTGTGCGGTGCTGTGCGGCGCTGTgcggtgctgctgccctgcggTGCCCGTGCAGCACCGACGCGATGGAGCGCAGTGGCAgcgcagtgctgtgcagtgccaaGGGCAGGGCTGCACCCCTGCAGCGCCAGTGCAATGCCAATGCAATGCCAGTGCAATGCCAGTGCGGTGGCAGTGTGCTGTGAGTGCGATATCAGTGCGATATCAGCGCGATGCCCTCGCAGCTCCGTCCCACGCCCTCGTACCGCTCCGGCCCGCGCCGGTCCCCCCGCAGGGCGGTGccgcccctccccccccccccatcccgtcccgtcccgtcccgctCCGCCCGGTGCCGCTCCGCCatgccgccccgctccgccgctTTTctcccgctgctgctgctgctcccgcTGCTgcccggggccgggccgggccccgccgctCCCGCACTGACGGACGCGGAGATCGAAGAGTTCCTGCGCGGTTTCCTGGCGCCCGTGGACGGCGTTGCGGGAGGGGATGGCAGCGATGTGCGGCTCGGAGCTCAGCCCGGGACCGGCGGGGAGCGGGGAGCGGGGGACGGCGGtgagcgcggggcgggggggcaCGGGGGGCTGGGGGAAGGGGTGACGGGATGGGGGTCGTGGGTTGGgaagggggctggggggagggtGATGGGGTGGGGGGCGCTGGGATGGGGCTAAGGGGATGGAAGCGATGGGATGGGGGTCGTGGGGTGGGAGCAAAGGGATGGAGGGAGCTGGGAAAGTGGTAACGGGATGGGGATAATGGAGTGGGAATGGGGACTGGGGGAGAGGGACTGGGATGGGGAAATGGGAtggagggagctgggagaggtAGTAGGATGGGGAAAATGGGGTGGTAATGGGcggctggggggggagggagtgGGGTGGGGGGTAATGGGATGGAAGCGATGGGATGGGGGTAATGGGGTGGGGGATAATGGGATGGGGGTGATGGGGTGGAATGTGGGACTGGGGAGGGAGGAACTGGGATGGGGGTAATGGTATGGGGGTGATGGGGTGGGAGATAATGGGGTGTGAAGGGGTGGGGGGAACTGGGGTGGGGGTAATGGGATGGAAATGATCGCATGGGGGTAATGGGATGGGGGTAATGGAGTGTGGGGCACTGGAGTGGTGGAACTGGGATGGGAGGAACTGGAATGAGGACACTGGGATGGGGGAGAATTGAGGTGGGGGCACTGGGATGAAGGGAACTGGGATGAGGGGAGCCAAGATGAGAGCACTGGGATGGGGGTAATGAAACGGGGGGGGGGTGTGAAATGAGGTGGGGTGAACTGAGATTGACAGAACTGGAagtgctgggcagggctgggggcactGAGTGGGGGCACagggggggttgggggcacTTGGCAGGGGGTGCCTCCATCCCACCCTGCTCCCACAGAGCCC from Lagopus muta isolate bLagMut1 chromosome 27, bLagMut1 primary, whole genome shotgun sequence includes these protein-coding regions:
- the CAPG gene encoding macrophage-capping protein isoform X1, whose amino-acid sequence is MGASISLLGCQPVSPAVCPSVHRLPDAMYTALPKSGSPFGPAPTRPGLHIWRVEKLRPVPVPESSWGVFFSGDAYLVLHLGSEERAHLHLWIGREASQDERGGCALLSTQLNALLGERPVTHREAQGHESDEFMGYFPRGITYQEGGVDSAFKAAQRSAGPVRRLYQVKGRRNIRATERDLSWASFNTGDCFILDLGEAIFTWCGAQSNVLERSRAQELAAAIRDSERGGKARLETVMDGEEPPEMLQVLGPKPTLMESSPEEDAAADWKAGMAVLYKVSDATGRMDLSEVARSCPFNQSLLCPDDCFVLDTGAGGKIYVWKGRKANEQERQAALSVAEQTIARMGYSPHTQVEILPQGRETPLFKQFFSSWK
- the CAPG gene encoding macrophage-capping protein isoform X2: MYTALPKSGSPFGPAPTRPGLHIWRVEKLRPVPVPESSWGVFFSGDAYLVLHLGSEERAHLHLWIGREASQDERGGCALLSTQLNALLGERPVTHREAQGHESDEFMGYFPRGITYQEGGVDSAFKAAQRSAGPVRRLYQVKGRRNIRATERDLSWASFNTGDCFILDLGEAIFTWCGAQSNVLERSRAQELAAAIRDSERGGKARLETVMDGEEPPEMLQVLGPKPTLMESSPEEDAAADWKAGMAVLYKVSDATGRMDLSEVARSCPFNQSLLCPDDCFVLDTGAGGKIYVWKGRKANEQERQAALSVAEQTIARMGYSPHTQVEILPQGRETPLFKQFFSSWK
- the DBNL gene encoding drebrin-like protein, with the protein product MALNLSKNGRALQEAYGRVVAAGSPTDWALFTYEGNSNDLRVAGSGEGGLEEMVEELNSGKVMYAFCRVKDPNSGLPKYVLVNWTGEGVNDVRKGACANHVSTVASFLKGAHVTINARAEEDVEPELIMQKVAKASGANYSFHKESSRFQDAGPQGPVGSVYQKTNAMSEIKRVNKDHFWAKAEKDEENRRLEEKRRAEEERQRLERERRERELQEAAGREQRFQARSSQIEAQKRLQQEAERREQQQWKEQQAEEREAGQRRSVRRSESVEKAQEAASLIAQRPGNPRDIFVQRERAAPGDTAATAQPGKLRSPFLQREQDAVPAPTPPLPDPSPVPAAGHSVSPMGSHPDGENVYEDAADGAAIYEEPPQDHDDGAQYQYPAGYQQEPELAGKGLCARALYDYQAADDTEISFDPENIITNIEMIDEGWWRGYGPDGHFGMFPANYVELLE